One genomic window of Deltaproteobacteria bacterium includes the following:
- the phnE gene encoding phosphonate ABC transporter, permease protein PhnE: MSGGGPQRTWSRFKYPQSLIRFGIYLLIVVFIGYSVDYLNVHLGRFTTMFGRLLDLFSHRYYPPEISYVLEKDYLEYVLETVKMAYLGALFGIVLSIPISWFASFNMTPSRRFLYPLGRFAIMLSRSVHEMIWAILFVTILGFGMLPGVMALTLFSLGFAGKLFSEEIEAINRGQVEAIRATGANRIQEFIYAVLPQVRVAWTGISIYTWDAAFRAATVVGFFGAGGMGWYLRRTVQQVQTTRVAAILMSIIALVVVSEVVSAWARSKVRRV; this comes from the coding sequence ATGAGCGGAGGTGGCCCTCAGAGAACCTGGAGCCGCTTCAAGTACCCCCAATCTCTCATCCGGTTCGGCATCTATCTCCTGATCGTGGTCTTTATAGGGTACTCAGTGGACTATCTCAATGTCCATCTGGGCCGCTTTACAACCATGTTTGGGAGGCTTTTGGACCTCTTCAGCCATCGATACTATCCGCCTGAAATCTCATATGTCTTGGAAAAAGACTATCTCGAATACGTCTTGGAGACGGTCAAGATGGCCTACCTGGGGGCGCTTTTTGGGATTGTCCTTTCAATTCCCATCTCCTGGTTTGCCTCATTCAATATGACCCCAAGCAGGCGGTTTCTCTACCCCCTCGGCAGATTCGCTATCATGCTTTCCCGGTCCGTCCATGAAATGATCTGGGCCATCCTGTTCGTGACGATTCTCGGCTTTGGTATGCTTCCCGGCGTGATGGCACTCACGTTGTTTTCACTGGGGTTTGCGGGGAAACTCTTTTCCGAGGAGATCGAGGCCATCAACAGGGGCCAGGTCGAGGCGATCAGGGCGACCGGTGCGAACCGGATCCAGGAGTTCATCTATGCCGTCTTGCCCCAGGTCAGAGTGGCCTGGACCGGCATCTCCATTTATACTTGGGATGCGGCCTTTCGTGCAGCCACGGTTGTTGGATTCTTTGGTGCAGGCGGTATGGGCTGGTATCTGAGAAGGACGGTCCAGCAAGTGCAGACCACGCGGGTTGCGGCAATTCTCATGTCCATCATAGCGCTCGTGGTTGTTTCTGAGGTCGTTTCGGCGTGGGCGAGAAGCAAGGTGAGAAGGGTGTAA